From one Streptomyces sp. 846.5 genomic stretch:
- a CDS encoding glycosyltransferase family 39 protein has protein sequence MTIHAPETAAPLADQPPAPRSHGRGSPEPLFPTWDPPPQKPRLPLGERVRTLPGRVWRGRPEDAAWVRPALLGLLFATAMLYLWNLSASGYANSFYSAAAQAGSKNWEAFFFGSSDAGNSITVDKPPAALWVMGLSVRIFGLSSWSILVPQALMGVATVGTLYAAVRRRFSAVAGLTAGAVLALTPVAVLMFRFNNPDALLALLLTIATYAMLRAHEDGRTRWLVLAGAMIGFAFLTKTLQAFLVLPAFAAVYLAFGPHRLLKRVGQLAWGTLAMVVAGGWWVAVVELVPAADRPYIGGSTDNSFLSLTFGYNGFGRLTGNETGSVGGGGGGGTGSTGQWGATGITRLFNSEIGGQISWLIPAALILLALGVWVTRRARRSDATRAAFLVWGGSFLLTAVTFSFMSGIFHPYYTVALAPSIAALVGMGGEAVWRGRRRPGVATVGAATIAVSAIWAFVLLNRSADFYPAVRWLVLLLGLAAAALFLANAFVPAAAGIKRLMVAAGLAALISMLAGQAAYAADTVSTGHTGSIPSAGPSSGGMGMGGGMPGGGARGGGGFGGGAGGGGGTPPTGAGTGTGAAGGSTSQTGMPGGAAAGGTGTAPSGTGTERGAMGGGAGGLINGATVSSAMTALLEKNASSYTWAAAVVGSQNAASYQLATQASVMPIGGFNGTDNSPTLAQFEQYVKEGKIHYFIAASTGGQGGSSTTTTAASQITAWVKAHYTATTVGSTTVYDLTAATTSG, from the coding sequence ATGACCATCCACGCCCCCGAGACGGCCGCCCCGCTCGCGGACCAGCCGCCCGCTCCCCGGTCCCACGGCCGGGGGAGCCCGGAGCCGCTCTTCCCGACCTGGGATCCGCCGCCGCAGAAACCCCGGCTGCCGCTCGGGGAGCGGGTCCGCACCCTCCCGGGCCGGGTCTGGCGCGGCCGGCCCGAGGACGCCGCCTGGGTCCGCCCGGCCCTGCTCGGCCTGCTGTTCGCCACGGCCATGCTGTACCTGTGGAACCTCAGCGCCTCCGGCTACGCCAACTCCTTCTACTCGGCGGCGGCCCAGGCCGGCTCCAAGAACTGGGAGGCGTTCTTCTTCGGCTCCTCGGACGCCGGCAACTCCATCACCGTCGACAAGCCGCCGGCGGCGCTGTGGGTGATGGGCCTGTCGGTGCGGATCTTCGGCCTCAGCTCCTGGTCGATCCTGGTCCCGCAGGCACTGATGGGCGTCGCCACGGTCGGCACCCTGTACGCGGCGGTACGCCGCCGCTTCAGCGCCGTCGCCGGGCTCACCGCGGGCGCGGTGCTGGCGCTGACCCCGGTCGCCGTACTGATGTTCCGCTTCAACAACCCGGACGCGCTGCTGGCGCTGCTGCTCACCATCGCCACCTACGCGATGCTGCGGGCCCACGAGGACGGCCGCACCCGCTGGCTGGTGCTGGCCGGCGCGATGATCGGCTTCGCCTTCCTGACCAAGACCCTGCAGGCCTTCCTGGTGCTGCCGGCCTTCGCCGCCGTCTACCTGGCCTTCGGCCCGCACCGGCTGCTCAAGCGGGTCGGGCAGCTGGCCTGGGGCACCCTGGCGATGGTGGTCGCCGGCGGCTGGTGGGTCGCTGTCGTCGAGCTCGTCCCGGCGGCGGACCGCCCGTACATCGGCGGCTCCACCGACAACTCCTTCCTCTCGCTGACCTTCGGCTACAACGGCTTCGGGCGGCTGACGGGCAATGAGACCGGCAGCGTCGGCGGCGGAGGCGGCGGCGGCACCGGCTCCACCGGGCAGTGGGGCGCGACCGGCATCACCCGGCTGTTCAACTCGGAGATCGGCGGCCAGATCTCCTGGCTGATCCCGGCGGCACTGATCCTGCTGGCGCTCGGCGTCTGGGTCACCCGCAGGGCCAGGCGCAGCGACGCGACGCGGGCGGCGTTCCTGGTCTGGGGTGGCTCGTTCCTGCTCACCGCCGTCACCTTCAGCTTCATGAGCGGCATCTTCCACCCGTACTACACGGTGGCGCTGGCTCCCTCCATCGCCGCCCTGGTCGGCATGGGCGGCGAGGCCGTCTGGCGCGGACGCAGGCGTCCGGGCGTCGCCACGGTCGGCGCGGCGACCATCGCCGTCTCGGCGATCTGGGCCTTCGTGCTGCTGAACCGCAGCGCGGACTTCTACCCGGCGGTGCGCTGGCTGGTCCTGCTGCTGGGGCTGGCCGCGGCGGCACTGTTCCTGGCCAACGCCTTCGTGCCGGCCGCGGCGGGCATCAAGCGGCTGATGGTGGCCGCGGGGCTCGCAGCGCTGATCTCGATGCTGGCCGGTCAGGCCGCGTACGCGGCGGACACGGTCTCCACCGGTCACACCGGTTCCATCCCCTCGGCCGGTCCGAGCAGCGGTGGAATGGGGATGGGCGGCGGGATGCCTGGCGGCGGCGCCCGGGGCGGCGGCGGCTTCGGCGGCGGCGCGGGCGGCGGCGGGGGAACGCCTCCGACCGGCGCGGGCACGGGCACGGGCGCTGCTGGTGGCAGCACCTCGCAGACGGGTATGCCCGGCGGCGCAGCCGCCGGCGGAACCGGCACCGCACCGTCCGGCACCGGCACCGAGCGCGGCGCCATGGGCGGCGGCGCCGGCGGCCTGATCAACGGAGCCACCGTCAGCTCCGCGATGACCGCCCTGCTGGAGAAGAACGCCTCCAGCTACACCTGGGCCGCCGCAGTCGTCGGCTCGCAGAACGCCGCCAGCTACCAGCTGGCCACCCAGGCCTCGGTGATGCCGATCGGCGGCTTCAACGGCACCGACAACTCGCCGACCCTGGCCCAGTTCGAGCAGTACGTCAAGGAAGGGAAGATCCACTACTTCATCGCCGCCTCCACCGGAGGCCAGGGCGGCAGCAGCACCACGACCACCGCCGCCTCCCAGATCACCGCCTGGGTGAAGGCCCACTACACGGCCACCACCGTGGGCAGCACCACCGTCTACGACCTGACCGCAGCAACGACCTCCGGCTGA
- a CDS encoding phosphatase PAP2 family protein: protein MGEPERDHEGVAPVAAAVRPSGSVAPDGITSTDGAPGRAPRAWQRWWQPLRGHFRSPGHPRIWFELLLIGISYWIYSMVRNAVPEMKNRAERNALDVWHLEQTLGIAWERSINHSIDSVTWLITGMNYYYATLHFIMTIGVLVWLFRTQPGRYAAARFSLFVTTAIALFGYYFYPLAPPRLMTDGDFVDTVAKHHTWGSMASGDMASVSNQFAAMPSMHIGWSLWCGLTIAFLARRRWVRVAALLYPLVTLLVIVASANHFFMDAVAGAACTGAGLLSSRLVYGRWVFAFPRTSAAPTTLTGAAPGTGPVPDDEEDAAPAAELAPVAANR from the coding sequence ATGGGGGAACCTGAGCGGGACCACGAAGGCGTCGCACCCGTCGCCGCAGCGGTGCGTCCGTCCGGTTCCGTCGCCCCCGACGGAATCACGAGCACCGACGGAGCACCGGGCCGGGCGCCGCGCGCCTGGCAGCGATGGTGGCAGCCGCTGCGCGGTCACTTCCGCTCCCCCGGCCACCCGCGGATCTGGTTCGAGCTGCTGCTGATCGGCATCAGCTACTGGATCTACTCGATGGTCCGCAACGCCGTCCCGGAGATGAAGAACCGGGCCGAGCGGAACGCCCTCGACGTCTGGCACCTGGAGCAGACCCTGGGCATCGCCTGGGAGCGGTCGATCAACCATTCGATCGACTCGGTGACCTGGCTGATCACCGGCATGAACTACTACTACGCCACGCTGCACTTCATCATGACCATCGGCGTGCTGGTGTGGCTGTTCCGCACCCAGCCGGGACGCTATGCGGCGGCGCGGTTCTCGCTGTTCGTGACCACGGCGATCGCGCTGTTCGGTTACTACTTCTACCCGTTGGCCCCACCCCGGCTGATGACTGACGGCGACTTCGTCGACACCGTCGCCAAGCACCACACCTGGGGCTCGATGGCCTCCGGCGACATGGCCAGCGTCTCCAACCAGTTCGCCGCCATGCCCTCGATGCACATCGGCTGGTCCCTCTGGTGCGGGCTGACCATCGCCTTCCTGGCCCGCCGGCGCTGGGTGCGGGTGGCCGCGCTGCTGTACCCGCTGGTCACCCTGCTGGTCATCGTGGCCAGCGCCAACCACTTCTTCATGGACGCGGTCGCCGGGGCGGCCTGCACCGGCGCCGGGCTGCTCAGCTCCCGGCTGGTGTACGGGCGCTGGGTGTTCGCCTTCCCGCGCACCAGCGCCGCGCCGACCACCCTGACCGGCGCCGCCCCCGGCACCGGGCCGGTGCCGGACGACGAAGAAGATGCTGCCCCGGCGGCCGAACTCGCCCCGGTGGCGGCCAACCGCTGA
- the pulA gene encoding pullulanase-type alpha-1,6-glucosidase, with translation MTTAALLAPAFAVIAPVPAAATQPLTAAATAATTTTAKPPAAAPSDKALAATPDRHDLTKEQYYFVLPDRFANGDTANDTGGITGSRMDNGLDPTDSGFYHGGDLKGLIGKLDYIKQLGTTAIWMAPIFKNKPVQGTGSSASAAYHGYWITDFTQVDPHFGTNAQLKELIQKAHAMGMKVFFDVITNHAADVIDYAQKTYDYRSTGAYPTLDASGRPVDTTATANANALNGTSLYPRLTTSSFPYTPIFNSPADVNAKSPSWLNDPTLYHNRGNSTFTGESGTEGDFSGLDDLDTQNPRVVTGMEKIYEDWVKNTGVDGFRIDTVKNVDMAFWQQWAPALKKYAAAQGNKKFFMFGEVYDSDTSTTSSYVTQGKLQATLDFPFQSAAQTYVANGGSAKALSAVYGNDYKYTTADTNAYELPTFLGNHDMGRIGYFLQSASPGDSNAQLLKKDQLAQQLQFLTRGQPVVYYGDEQGFTGSGGDKAARQDMFASQTASYNTGTVIGGASGSAARYSTSTPLYSTIATLAALRKANPALENGAQVERYAADGPGVYAFSRIDEKQQVEYLVAVNNATTAQSVSVPTYSAGMTFTPIYGGAVEAATTGSDSKLAVTVPAESAVVYKATKRLAAPTAAPAVTLTAPAAGSTGTVTVAATVPGTGFDRVTFAAAVGDGAWQTLGTADHAPYQVTESLANVAAGTTVRYKAVVEDSAGHLADATGSTTVGTVPPVAKPTATSRTYAVVHYHRADGDYSNWNLYAWGDIADGEGTTWPAGHPFIGRDAFGAFAYVKLKAGASSLGFIVENNGTKDGAADRSITLSSTGEVWVNSGDTTTYTTNPGATSTVPADTAVIHYHRTDGNYTGWGLHDWTGAATPTDWTNPLKPSGTDAFGDVFTVPLASGATVLDYIIHNGDTKDLPDNQELNFSVNGREVWITDGTPGYILPQSTASAADLDLTSSKAQWIDGDTVAVPAAWGFGQNLPAGASPELVYLPTGALAVKDGDLTDPGYWLRLLPVSTGLTAAQLAAHPELKGYAAFTVDPRDTKRITTALRGQLIMTEREANGALLAATGVQIPGVLDAVYATKAVSTTLGPVVSNASARLSVWAPTAQSVSLELYDSPTATTTRTVAMHRDDSTGVWSVTGPASWKGKYYLYNVTVWAPSVQKVVTNHVTDPYSLALSADSKRSEIVDLNDPSTAPSGWTGDRSPKALTATQQEIQELHVSDFSSADTTVPAADRGTYLAFKDLNSDGMKHLAALARSGVTTVHLLPTFDFSSVPELKSEQTTPACDLASYAPDSQAQQACVSAQAATDDYNWGYDPYHFTVPEGSYATNADGTVRTEQFRQMVAALHRIGLRVVMDVVYNHTAASGEAATSVLDQIVPGYYQRLSATGAVTTDSCCADTAPEHTMMNKLVVDSTRTWADAYHVDGFRFDLMGLDPKQTVLDVQASLKKTGRSEFLYGEGWNFGVVANNARFVQATQANMAGTGIATFNDRQRDAVRGGGPFDTDPRIQGFASGLYTDPNGAAVNGTSDQQKANLLHAMDQLKVGLTGNLAAYSFTDSSGKTVKGSEVDYSGSPTGYTAAPGEAITYVDAHDNLDLYDALIYKLPIGTSMADRARMQSLALATTGLSQGPGFAVAGSDLLRSKSLDANSYDSGDWFNAIHWNCTQGNGFGHGLPLAASNQSSWTFAQPLLARTDLVPGCAAELSASAQYQQFLQIKKSTPLFSLTTAADVQQRLSYPLSGTSGETPGVITLHLDGTGLNTYKSVTVVFNATPTSQQQTLTTLAGTTQQLHPAQADGSDPVVRTSAFDPATGTFTIPARTVAVFVQH, from the coding sequence GTGACGACCGCCGCCCTGCTCGCGCCGGCCTTCGCCGTGATCGCGCCGGTCCCGGCGGCCGCCACCCAGCCTCTGACGGCAGCCGCCACCGCAGCCACCACCACCACCGCCAAGCCGCCGGCCGCCGCCCCCTCCGACAAGGCGCTCGCCGCCACCCCGGACCGGCACGACCTCACCAAGGAGCAGTACTACTTCGTCCTCCCGGACCGCTTCGCCAACGGCGACACCGCCAACGACACCGGCGGCATCACCGGCAGCCGGATGGACAACGGCCTGGACCCCACCGACTCCGGCTTCTACCACGGGGGCGACCTCAAGGGTCTGATCGGCAAGCTGGACTACATCAAGCAGCTCGGCACCACCGCGATCTGGATGGCGCCGATCTTCAAGAACAAGCCGGTGCAGGGCACCGGCTCGTCCGCCTCGGCCGCCTACCACGGCTACTGGATCACCGACTTCACCCAGGTCGATCCGCACTTCGGCACCAACGCGCAGCTCAAGGAGCTGATCCAGAAGGCCCATGCCATGGGCATGAAGGTCTTTTTCGACGTCATCACCAACCACGCGGCCGATGTCATCGACTATGCGCAGAAGACCTACGACTACCGTTCCACCGGCGCCTACCCGACGCTGGACGCCAGTGGCCGTCCGGTCGACACCACCGCCACAGCCAACGCCAACGCGCTGAACGGCACCTCGCTCTATCCCAGGCTCACCACCAGCTCCTTCCCCTACACCCCGATCTTCAACTCGCCGGCCGACGTCAACGCCAAGTCGCCGTCCTGGCTCAACGACCCGACGCTCTACCACAACCGGGGCAACTCGACCTTCACCGGCGAGTCCGGTACCGAGGGCGATTTCTCCGGCCTGGACGACCTCGACACCCAGAACCCGCGGGTGGTCACGGGCATGGAGAAGATCTACGAGGACTGGGTGAAGAACACCGGCGTCGACGGCTTCCGCATCGACACCGTCAAGAACGTCGACATGGCCTTCTGGCAGCAGTGGGCCCCCGCGCTGAAGAAGTACGCGGCCGCGCAGGGCAACAAGAAGTTCTTCATGTTCGGCGAGGTCTACGACAGCGACACGTCCACCACCTCGTCCTACGTCACCCAGGGCAAGCTGCAGGCGACCCTGGACTTCCCGTTCCAGTCGGCCGCGCAGACCTATGTCGCCAACGGCGGCTCGGCCAAGGCGCTCTCGGCCGTCTACGGGAACGACTACAAGTACACGACGGCCGACACCAACGCCTACGAGCTGCCGACCTTCCTCGGCAACCACGACATGGGCCGGATCGGCTACTTCCTGCAGTCGGCCAGCCCCGGCGACAGCAACGCCCAACTGCTGAAGAAGGACCAACTGGCCCAGCAGCTCCAGTTCCTGACTCGTGGTCAGCCCGTCGTCTACTACGGCGACGAGCAGGGCTTCACCGGTTCCGGGGGCGACAAGGCGGCGCGGCAGGACATGTTCGCCTCGCAGACCGCCTCCTACAACACCGGCACGGTCATCGGCGGCGCCTCGGGCTCCGCCGCCCGCTACAGCACCAGCACCCCGCTGTACTCGACCATCGCCACTCTCGCCGCGCTGCGCAAGGCCAACCCGGCGCTGGAGAACGGCGCCCAGGTCGAGCGCTACGCCGCCGACGGGCCCGGGGTCTACGCCTTCTCCCGGATCGACGAGAAGCAGCAGGTCGAGTACCTGGTCGCGGTGAACAACGCGACCACCGCGCAGAGCGTCAGCGTCCCCACCTACTCGGCCGGTATGACCTTCACCCCGATCTACGGCGGCGCGGTCGAAGCGGCCACCACCGGCAGCGACAGCAAGCTGGCCGTCACCGTCCCGGCCGAGTCCGCCGTCGTCTACAAGGCGACCAAGCGACTCGCCGCGCCGACCGCCGCCCCGGCGGTCACCCTCACCGCCCCCGCCGCGGGCTCGACCGGCACGGTCACCGTCGCCGCGACCGTCCCCGGCACCGGCTTCGACCGGGTGACCTTCGCCGCCGCCGTTGGCGACGGCGCCTGGCAGACCCTGGGCACCGCCGACCACGCCCCGTACCAGGTCACCGAGAGCCTGGCGAACGTCGCCGCCGGCACCACCGTCCGCTACAAGGCCGTGGTCGAGGACAGCGCCGGACACCTGGCCGACGCCACCGGCAGCACCACCGTGGGCACCGTCCCGCCGGTGGCCAAGCCCACCGCCACCTCCCGTACCTATGCGGTGGTCCACTACCACCGCGCGGACGGCGACTACAGCAACTGGAACCTCTACGCCTGGGGCGACATCGCCGACGGCGAGGGCACCACCTGGCCGGCCGGGCACCCCTTCATCGGCCGTGACGCCTTCGGCGCCTTCGCCTACGTCAAGCTGAAGGCGGGAGCCTCCAGCCTCGGCTTCATCGTGGAGAACAACGGCACCAAGGACGGCGCCGCGGACCGCTCGATCACCCTCTCGTCGACCGGCGAGGTCTGGGTCAACTCCGGTGACACCACGACCTACACCACCAACCCGGGCGCGACCTCGACGGTCCCGGCCGACACCGCGGTCATCCACTACCACCGCACCGACGGGAACTACACCGGCTGGGGTCTGCACGACTGGACCGGCGCGGCCACACCCACCGACTGGACCAACCCGCTCAAGCCCTCCGGCACCGACGCCTTCGGCGACGTCTTCACCGTGCCGCTGGCGTCGGGGGCGACCGTCCTCGACTACATCATCCACAACGGCGACACCAAGGACCTGCCGGACAACCAGGAGCTCAACTTCTCGGTCAACGGCCGCGAGGTCTGGATCACCGACGGCACCCCCGGCTACATCCTGCCGCAGTCCACGGCCTCGGCCGCGGACCTCGACCTGACCAGCTCCAAGGCCCAGTGGATCGACGGCGACACCGTCGCCGTCCCCGCCGCCTGGGGCTTCGGCCAGAACCTGCCCGCCGGCGCCTCGCCCGAGCTGGTCTACTTGCCCACCGGCGCCCTCGCCGTCAAGGACGGCGACCTGACCGACCCCGGCTACTGGCTCCGGCTGCTGCCCGTCAGCACCGGTCTGACGGCGGCCCAGCTCGCCGCCCACCCCGAGCTCAAGGGCTACGCCGCCTTCACGGTCGACCCGCGCGACACCAAGCGGATCACCACCGCGCTGCGCGGCCAGCTGATCATGACGGAACGTGAGGCCAACGGCGCGCTGCTGGCCGCCACCGGGGTGCAGATCCCGGGCGTCCTGGACGCCGTCTACGCGACCAAGGCGGTCAGCACCACCCTCGGCCCGGTCGTCTCGAACGCCTCGGCCAGGCTCTCGGTCTGGGCCCCGACCGCGCAGTCGGTCAGCCTGGAGCTCTACGACAGCCCCACCGCCACCACCACCCGCACCGTCGCCATGCACCGGGACGACTCCACCGGCGTGTGGTCGGTGACCGGCCCGGCCTCCTGGAAGGGGAAGTACTACCTCTACAACGTGACGGTCTGGGCCCCGAGCGTCCAGAAGGTGGTGACCAACCATGTCACCGACCCCTACTCGCTCGCCCTCTCCGCCGACTCCAAGCGCAGCGAGATCGTCGACCTCAACGACCCGTCAACCGCGCCCAGCGGCTGGACCGGTGACCGGTCGCCGAAGGCGCTGACCGCCACCCAGCAGGAGATCCAGGAGCTGCACGTCAGCGACTTCTCCTCGGCCGACACCACCGTCCCGGCCGCCGACCGCGGCACCTACCTGGCCTTCAAGGACCTGAACTCGGACGGCATGAAGCACCTCGCCGCCCTGGCCAGGTCCGGGGTCACCACCGTCCACCTGCTGCCGACCTTCGACTTCTCCTCCGTCCCCGAGCTCAAGTCCGAGCAGACCACCCCGGCCTGCGACCTGGCCTCCTACGCCCCCGACTCGCAGGCGCAGCAGGCCTGCGTCAGCGCGCAGGCGGCCACCGACGACTACAACTGGGGCTACGACCCGTACCACTTCACCGTCCCCGAGGGCTCCTACGCCACCAATGCCGACGGCACCGTCCGCACCGAGCAGTTCCGGCAGATGGTCGCCGCACTGCACCGGATCGGCCTGCGGGTGGTCATGGACGTGGTCTACAACCACACCGCCGCCTCCGGCGAGGCCGCGACCTCGGTGCTGGACCAGATCGTCCCGGGCTACTACCAGCGCCTCAGCGCGACTGGCGCGGTGACCACCGACAGCTGCTGCGCCGACACCGCCCCCGAGCACACCATGATGAACAAGCTGGTGGTGGACTCCACCCGGACCTGGGCCGACGCGTACCACGTCGACGGCTTCCGGTTCGACCTGATGGGGCTCGACCCCAAGCAGACCGTGCTGGACGTGCAGGCCTCGCTCAAGAAGACCGGCCGCTCCGAGTTCCTCTACGGCGAGGGCTGGAACTTCGGCGTCGTCGCCAACAACGCCCGCTTCGTCCAGGCCACCCAGGCCAACATGGCCGGCACCGGTATCGCCACCTTCAACGACCGCCAGCGGGACGCGGTCCGCGGCGGCGGCCCGTTCGACACCGACCCGCGCATCCAGGGCTTCGCCTCCGGCCTCTACACCGACCCCAACGGCGCTGCGGTCAACGGCACCAGCGACCAGCAGAAGGCGAATCTGCTGCACGCCATGGACCAGCTGAAGGTCGGCCTGACCGGCAACCTGGCCGCCTACTCCTTCACCGACAGCAGCGGAAAGACCGTCAAGGGCTCGGAGGTCGACTACAGCGGCTCGCCGACCGGCTACACCGCGGCCCCCGGGGAGGCGATCACCTATGTGGACGCCCACGACAACCTGGACCTCTACGACGCGTTGATCTACAAGCTGCCCATCGGCACCTCGATGGCGGACCGCGCGCGGATGCAGTCCCTCGCCCTCGCCACCACGGGCCTCTCCCAGGGCCCCGGGTTCGCCGTCGCGGGCAGCGACCTGCTCCGCTCCAAGTCGCTCGACGCCAACTCCTACGACAGCGGCGACTGGTTCAACGCGATCCACTGGAACTGCACCCAGGGCAACGGCTTCGGCCACGGCCTGCCGCTCGCCGCCTCCAACCAGTCCTCCTGGACCTTCGCCCAACCCCTGCTGGCCCGGACCGACCTGGTCCCCGGCTGCGCAGCCGAACTCTCGGCCTCCGCGCAGTACCAGCAGTTCCTGCAGATCAAGAAGTCCACCCCGCTCTTCTCCCTGACCACCGCCGCCGACGTCCAGCAGCGGCTCAGCTACCCGCTCTCCGGCACCTCCGGCGAGACCCCGGGCGTGATCACCCTCCACCTGGACGGCACCGGCCTGAACACCTACAAGTCCGTCACGGTCGTCTTCAACGCGACCCCGACCAGCCAGCAGCAGACCCTCACCACCCTGGCCGGCACCACCCAGCAGCTCCACCCGGCCCAGGCCGACGGCTCGGATCCGGTCGTCAGGACCTCCGCCTTCGACCCCGCCACCGGCACCTTCACCATCCCGGCGAGGACCGTGGCGGTCTTCGTCCAGCACTGA